Proteins encoded in a region of the Vanessa atalanta chromosome 23, ilVanAtal1.2, whole genome shotgun sequence genome:
- the LOC125073234 gene encoding protein TRC8 homolog produces the protein MMSLRSKALVLVEVLLRVPPLFVVDEFLKISLGLPVSTSEEVSLLSTVTGDHVDISDSDTNYYDANFYNAFALTLLKFFVCCLGCMSALCIFVLYTKHLIIVYLYLMSIGIVFVSYWTNVSAIKQIQALTLTITSSHPSSILEDILNLNVKSLVDLEGPGILVIQNFAIQFILAVLFRNVHLGPRNATLEKLIPMSFMAPSFLAMLPVPPNLLHHSPVFSALLPLFLVKYVLWTSGYDVIQVMYGGYQHGRLFVSHNGLSALVETEWMRLNVPCVLRVFWVMRVAEQAILLLMDNYDEDADDGLKVSTLLAVQSLASMAKSLLVTGCETITAVLGMTSVISFFCHYIGNFFQWILLTDEEEDKSIGTVSAILFYILALQTGLTSLNPEKRFIRLCRNFCLLFTALLHFLHNIVNPMLMSLSASHNPSTHRHVRALGVCAFLIIFPISLLVYLWSQHSISTWLLAVSAFSIEVIVKVIVSLMIYSLFLFDAYRSTFWEQLDDYVYYIRAFGNTIEFCFGIFLFFNGAWILLFESGGAIRAAMMCIHAYFNIWCEARAGWSVFMKRRTAVNKINSLREASADQLHRLDDVCAICYQEMHSAKITRCNHFFHGVCLRKWLYVQDRCPLCHDILYKIDNDPSKDNSEAGNEENSNNQNLLLEEEPDLLLNEGVR, from the exons ATGATGTCGTTGAGGTCGAAGGCCCTAGTGCTGGTGGAGGTGTTACTGAGGGTTCCACCGTTATTTGTGGTGGATGAGTTCTTGAAGATCAGCTTGGGGTTGCCAGTGTCGACCAGCGAGGAGGTGTCCTTGTTATCGACTGTGACGGGTGACCACGTCGATATAAGTGACTCGGACACAAATTATTACGACGCCAACTTCTACAACGCTTTCGCCTTAACACTCCTCAAATTCTTCGTTTGTTGTCTAG GATGCATGTCAGCACTCTGCATATTCGTGTTATACACGAAGCACCTTATCATCGTGTACCTCTACCTGATGTCAATAGGAATAGTCTTCGTCTCCTATTGGACCAACGTGTCCGCCATCAAACAGATACAGGCGCTTACGCTTACAATCACCTCATCACACCCCTCCAGCATATTAGAAGACATCCTCAATTTAAACGTGAAGAGTTTAGTTGATCTCGAAGGACCAGGAATTTTGGTCATCCAAAATTTTGCAATACAGTTCATATTAGCGGTCCTTTTTCGTAATGTTCACTTAGGACCACGGAATGCTACGTTAGAGAAACTCATACCGATGAGTTTCATGGCTCCATCGTTTCTAGCCATGTTGCCGGTGCCTCCGAATCTTTTGCATCATTCTCCCGTTTTCTCGGCGCTATTGCCATTGTTTCTCGTGAAATATGTACTCTGGACGTCTGGATATGATGTGATACAAGTGATGTATGGCGGATACCAACACGGAAGACTGTTCGTCAGTCACAACGGTCTGTCAGCATTGGTCGAAACCGAATGGATGCGACTGAATGTGCCGTGCGTCCTGAGGGTTTTTTGGGTTATGCGGGTAGCTGAACAAGCAATTTTATTACTCATGGACAACTATGACGAGGATGCCGATGATGGTCTGAAGGTCTCCACTCTACTAGCAGTCCAGTCGCTCGCTTCGATGGCCAAGTCGTTGCTAGTAACGGGATGCGAGACTATAACGGCAGTGCTCGGTATGACGTCCGTCATTTCGTTCTTCTGCCACTACATCGGGAACTTCTTCCAATGGATTCTATTGACAGACGAAGAGGAGGACAAAAGTATCGGCACGGTTTCTGCCATACTGTTTTACATTCTGGCGCTGCAAACTGGACTGACGTCTCTAAACCCTGAGAAAAGATTCATCCGACTGTGCAGAAATTTTTGCTTACTTTTCACAGCTCTCTTGCACTTTTTGCATAATATTGTTAATCCTATGTTGATGTCTTTAAGCGCATCGCACAATCCGAGCACACATAGACACGTCAGAGCGCTAGGCGTCtgtgcatttttaattatattccccATCTCATTACTCGTATATTTATGGTCTCAACATTCTATATCAACGTGGCTGTTAGCCGTGAGCGCGTTCAGTATAGAAGTGATAGTCAAAGTAATAGTCAGTCTCATGATCTATTCGTTATTCCTGTTCGACGCTTACAGAAGTACGTTTTGGGAACAGTTGGACGATTACGTTTATTACATACGGGCCTTCGGGAACACGATAGAATTTTGTTTCGGCATATTCTTGTTCTTCAACGGGGCCTGGATATTATTATTCGAGTCCGGGGGCGCGATACGAGCGGCGATGATGTGTATACATGCGTACTTCAATATATGGTGTGAGGCGAGGGCCGGATGGTCGGTGTTTATGAAACGGCGAACGGctgtgaataaaattaattctttaagaGAGGCTTCCGCTGACCAGCTGCACCGATTGGACGACGTGTGCGCTATCTGCTACCAAGAGATGCACTCCGCGAAAATAACGCGATGTAACCACTTCTTCCACGGCGTCTGCCTGCGGAAGTGGCTGTACGTCCAGGACAGGTGTCCGCTGTGTCACGACATATTGTATAAGATAGACAATGATCCGAGTAAGGATAACTCAGAGGCTGGTAACGAGGAGAACAGCAACAACCAAAACCTACTCCTGGAAGAGGAACCGGACCTGCTCCTCAACGAGGGTGTCAGGTGA
- the LOC125073186 gene encoding uncharacterized protein LOC125073186 — MRRSRAGELLEKNRNNQDSYVNKDRRPPKTFNVGDCAFVIKYSQSTGKLDAGMRGPYHVIKVLPGGRYELKLLSGARGKTTQAAAQYMVPWKGEWCPESCASFFEDACDDDEIVDVAIAGPSANLISNQETVWVPEDGAPSGEAVLE, encoded by the exons ATGCGCAGAAGCCGAGCTGGCGAACTGCTAGAGAAGAATCGCAACAACCAAGATTCTTACGTTAACAAAGACCGGCGACCTCCGAAGACGTTTAACGTCGGTGACTGTGCATTCGTCATAAAATATTCGCAGTCAACCGGAAAACTCGACGCTGGGATGCGAGGCCCGTACCATGTTATCAAAGTTTTACCAGGTGGCCGCTATGAATTAAAACTGCTAAGTGGTGCTCGTGGCAAGACCACTCAAGCGGCGGCCCAATACATGGTACCTTGGAAGGGTGAATGGTGCCCTGAAAGTTGCGCATCGTTCTTTGAGG ATGCCTGTGATGACGATGAGATCGTGGATGTCGCTATAGCCGGGCCTTCTGCGAATCTAATCAGCAATCAAGAGACAGTGTGGGTGCCCGAGGACGGCGCACCGTCAGGAGAGGCCGTGTTGGAATAA